A genomic segment from Aegilops tauschii subsp. strangulata cultivar AL8/78 chromosome 1, Aet v6.0, whole genome shotgun sequence encodes:
- the LOC109751267 gene encoding translocase of chloroplast 101, chloroplastic isoform X1 yields MATTDARVAPVADERPPAADADEAAAAEGAKSAGAAAAEVGGVGEGEEVRFEGKDRSFTGSEANNGGVVEAEDGGEVEAAVGDGKDAIEREEEEKEEEEAAAAKEEEGDRELSVEDVKAALLVQALVAAKSESDNGELGEGDASLPSPDAPVGDKKPELTDEPEESATLEAKEVDNVALDAELSEEKPEGEKPAEVAAGGKDDGEFDSEKAVTASTTSMEAAEPEDKVAPTAEANGNLGGEAEAPAELVAVGGEEAPEASLENEADVEDKAAKQEPESDASPVVTDDGNRADVEDEAAKPEPESDATPVVVDNGTVENHANVEDEAAKLDLVNDASPVENHANVEDEAAKPDQANDASPVVIDNGSLDYQANEKDEEAMPEPESDASPEVIDDISSESLVKLAPSSVDVPLTESNENAQNAEDQVVASGTVENVGVEKPTEVESVVAGGDDVILSRELAPEPVKENNDDVDENEPAAEVVSHKEEVGDDEIVVAAAADDQKTVAAADDEDTGGEENEGAQVVTDREVEAVDDEIVLAAADEEDGSGNEGDEDDDEVSFDRSPARVAIIENSEAAKQIMKELGEGSSSGSPVSGLSSSREYTNSMDGQIVLDDSEDEDDDDDNEDDDEKGFDSAALAALLKAATGASPDGNITVSSQDGSRIFSMDRPAGLGSSAPSLRPTAPRQPARSNLFSPSELAVTAEPNDEMTEEEKKLHDKVELIRVKFLRLVYKLGATPEETVAAQVLYRLSLAEGIRHGRQTNRAFSLENARKKALLLEAEGKEDLSFSCNILVLGKIGVGKSATINSIFGEVKSKTDAFGAATTSVREIVGNVDGVKIRIIDTPGLRPNVMDQGANRKILASVKKYTKRCPPDIVLYVDRLDSLSRDLNDLPLLKTITSVLGSSIWFNAIVALTHAASAPPEGLNGAPMTYEVLMAQRSHIIQQSIRQAAGDMRLMNPVALVENHPSCRKNREGQKVLPNGQSWRHQMLLLCYSSKILSEANSLLKLQDPSPGKLFGFRFRSPPLPFLLSSLLQSRAHPKLSPDQGGNEGDSDIDLDEYSDIEQDEDEEEYDQLPPFKPLTKAQLARLTKEQKNAYFDEYDYRVKLLQKKQWKDELRRLKEMKKRGKSDMDAYGYASIAGENDQDPPPENVSVPLPDMVLPPSFDCDNPTYRYRFLEPTSTVLARPVLDAHGWDHDCGYDGVSVEESLALLNKFPGTVAVQVTKDKKEFSIHLDSSISAKHGEDASSLAGFDIQTVGRQLAYILRGETKFKSIKKNKTTGGFSVTFLGDIVATGLKVEDQLSVGKRLALVASTGAMRAQGDTAYGANLEARLKDKDYPIGQSLSTLGLSLMKWRRDLALGANLQSQFSIGRGSKMAVRLGLNNKLSGQITVRTSTSEQVQIALLGLVPVIASIYRSFRPGEPSFAY; encoded by the exons ATGGCGACCACCGACGCCCGAGTCGCGCCCGTGGCCGACGAGCGGCCTCCGGCCGCTGATGCGGACGAggctgcggcggcggagggggCCAAGagtgccggggcggcggcggcggaggtagGTGGAGTAGGGGAGGGCGAGGAGGTGAGATTTGAGGGGAAAGACCGGAGCTTTACTGGTTCGGAGGCCAACAACGGCGGGGTGGTGGAGGCGGAGGACGGCGGGGAGGTGGAAGCAGCGGTAGGAGATGGGAAAGATGCAATTgagcgggaggaagaagagaaggaagaggaggaggcggctgcgGCCAAGGAGGAGGAAGGTGACCGGGAATTGTCGGTGGAAGATGTGAAGGCTGCGTTGTTGGTGCAGGCGCTTGTTGCAGCGAAGTCTGAGTCCGACAATGGTGAATTGGGCGAGGGGGATGCTTCCCTGCCATCCCCTGATGCGCCGGTAGGTGATAAGAAGCCTGAATTGACAGACGAACCAGAGGAAAGTGCCACTTTGGAGGCGAAGGAAGTGGACAACGTGGCACTCGACGCTGAATTGTCCGAGGAGAAACCAGAGGGTGAGAAGCCTGCAGAGGTGGCCGCCGGAGGCAAAGATGATGGTGAGTTTGACAGCGAGAAGGCGGTTACGGCATCCACCACGAGCATGGAGGCGGCGGAGCCGGAGGATAAGGTGGCTCCTACAGCTGAAGCCAATGGCAATTTGGGCGGTGAGGCTGAAGCGCCTGCTGAGTTGGTGGCGGTGGGAGGTGAAGAAGCTCCAGAAGCATCATTGGAGAATGAGGCTGATGTGGAAGACAAGGCTGCAAAGCAGGAACCTGAAAGCGATGCAAGTCCAGTG GTTACTGACGACGGTAACCGTGCTGATGTTGAAGACGAGGCGGCAAAGCCCGAGCCAGAGAGCGATGCAACTCCAGTG GTTGTTGATAACGGTACCGTGGAGAACCATGCTAATGTGGAAGACGAGGCTGCAAAGCTTGATCTGGTGAATGATGCAAGCCCAGTGGAGAACCATGCTAATGTGGAAGACGAGGCTGCAAAGCCTGATCAGGCGAATGATGCAAGCCCGGTG GTTATTGACAATGGTAGCTTGGATTACCAGGCTAATGAGAAAGATGAGGAGGCAATGCCCGAGCCAGAAAGCGATGCAAGTCCCGAG GTTATCGATGACATTAGCTCGGAGAGTTTGGTGAAGCTTGCTCCTTCAAGCGTAGATGTTCCGCTTACAGAAAGCAATGAGAACGCACAAAATGCAGAGGACCAGGTGGTTGCTAGTGGAACTGTGGAAAATGTTGGTGTTGAGAAGCCTACAGAGGTTGAGAGTGTTGTTGCTGGTGGTGATGATGTTATCTTGTCTCGGGAGTTGGCTCCAGAACCAGTCAAGGAAAACAATGATGATGTCGATGAGAATGAACCTGCTGCAGAGGTGGTTAGCCACAAAGAagaggttggtgatgatgagatAGTTGTGGCTGCAGCTGCTGATGATCAGAAAACTGTAGCTGCAGCTGATGATGAAGACACAGGTGGTGAGGAGAATGAAGGTGCACAAGTTGTTACTGACCGTGAAGTAGAGGCTGTTGATGATGAGATAGTTTTAGCTGCAGCTGATGAGGAAGATGGGAGTGGTAATGAGGGtgatgaggacgatgatgagGTGAGCTTTGACAGGAGTCCTGCACGAGTTGCAATCATAGAGAATTCTGAAGCTGCAAAGCAGATCATGAAGGAGCTTGGTGAAGGATCCTCAAGTGGTAGTCCTGTGTCTGGCTTGAGCAGCTCAAGGGAGTACACTAATAGCATGGATGGACAAATTGTTCTTGATGATTCTGAGGACGAGGATGATGACGACGataatgaggatgatgatgagaAGGGGTTCGATTCTGCTGCTTTGGCTGCCCTACTAAAAGCGGCTACCGGTGCATCCCCTGATGGGAACATCACAGTTTCTTCGCAAGATGGTTCCAGAATATTTTCCATGGATAGACCTGCTGGTCTGGGCTCGTCAGCCCCATCTTTGCGGCCAACTGCCCCCCGCCAACCTGCCCGGTCAAACCTCTTCAGCCCCTCTGAGCTGGCAGTGACTGCTGAGCCTAATGACGAGATGACAGAGGAAGAGAAGAAATTGCATGACAAGGTTGAGTTGATCCGTGTAAAGTTTCTGCGCCTTGTCTATAAATTGGGGGCGACCCCTGAAGAAACAGTAGCAGCACAAGTGCTGTACCGTCTGAGCCTTGCTGAGGGTATCCGACATGGAAGGCAGACAAACAGAGCTTTCAGCCTTGAGAACGCACGGAAGAAAGCCTTGCTGCTTGAAGCGGAGGGAAAAGAGGATTTGAGCTTCTCCTGCAACATACTCGTCTTGGGAAAGATTGGAGTTGGCAAAAGTGCAACTATAAATTCTATATTTGGCGAAGTGAAGTCCAAAACTGATGCTTTTGGTGCAGCCACCACCAGCGTGCGTGAAATTGTTGGTAATGTGGATGGTGTCAAGATACGGATCATTGATACACCAGGCCTTCGGCCCAATGTGATGGACCAAGGAGCCAACAGGAAAATTCTCGCATCCGTCAAGAAATATACCAAGAGATGTCCCCCAGATATCGTTCTATATGTGGACCGTCTTGATAGTCTGAGCCGTGATCTTAATGACTTGCCTCTTCTAAAAACCATTACTTCTGTTCTGGGTTCTTCCATATGGTTCAACGCCATTGTTGCTCTCACCCATGCTGCTTCTGCTCCTCCTGAAGGCCTCAACGGTGCTCCTATGACATACGAGGTATTGATGGCACAGCGATCCCACATTATCCAGCAATCCATCAGACAGGCTGCAGGGGATATGCGTCTGATGAACCCAGTAGCCCTTGTTGAGAACCATCCTTCTTGCCGGAAGAACCGTGAGGGTCAGAAAGTGCTTCCAAATGGCCAAAGTTGGAGGCATCAGATGCTGCTCTTGTGCTACTCATCAAAGATATTATCAGAAGCCAACTCACTTTTGAAGCTTCAGGATCCTTCTCCTGGGAAGCTTTTTGGGTTCCGTTTCCGCTCCCCGCCACTTCCTTTCCTGCTATCCTCCCTGTTGCAGTCAAGAGCTCACCCGAAACTCTCACCTGATCAGGGTGGTAATGAAGGAGATTCTGATATTGATTTGGATGAGTATTCTGATATagaacaagatgaagatgaagaggaatATGATCAGCTTCCTCCCTTCAAGCCTTTGACCAAAGCGCAGCTTGCAAGGCTCACAAAAGAGCAGAAGAATGCTTATTTTGACGAGTATGATTACAGGGTCAAGCTTCTGCAGAAGAAACAGTGGAAGGATGAGCTCCGCAGGTTAAAGGAGATGAAGAAGAGAGGCAAGTCTGATATGGATGCTTATGGGTATGCTAGTATCGCAGGCGAAAACGATCAAGATCCTCCTCCAGAAAATGTTTCAGTTCCCTTGCCTGACATGGTGCTGCCTCCTTCATTTGATTGTGACAATCCGACATACCGTTACCGCTTTCTGGAACCAACCTCTACTGTCCTTGCAAGGCCTGTTCTAGATGCGCATGGGTGGGATCATGACTGTGGCTATGATGGAGTAAGCGTTGAAGAGTCGCTTGCTCTCCTTAACAAATTCCCAGGTACTGTGGCAGTTCAGGTTACCAAGGACAAGAAGGAATTTAGCATCCATTTGGATTCTTCCATCTCAGCAAAGCATGGGGAGGATGCGTCTTCCCTTGCTGGTTTTGACATCCAGACTGTTGGGCGGCAGCTTGCTTATATTCTTCGTGGTGAGACCAAATTCAAGAGTATCAAGAAGAACAAGACCACTGGAGGATTCTCTGTGACTTTCTTGGGTGACATTGTGGCAACTGGGCTGAAGGTCGAGGACCAGCTCTCTGTTGGTAAGAGGCTGGCGTTAGTGGCAAGCACAGGCGCAATGCGAGCTCAAGGGGATACCGCCTATGGAGCCAACCTGGAAGCGCGCTTAAAAGACAAAGATTATCCAATTGGTCAGTCCCTGTCAACCTTGGGCCTGTCCCTCATGAAGTGGCGCCGTGACCTTGCCCTGGGGGCTAATCTGCAGTCCCAGTTCTCGATTGGAAGGGGTTCAAAGATGGCTGTTCGCCTTGGGCTCAACAACAAGCTGAGCGGACAGATCACCGTCAGGACAAGCACATCGGAGCAGGTCCAGATCGCGCTGCTGGGTCTTGTCCCAGTGATAGCCTCCATCTACCGGAGCTTCCGGCCCGGTGAACCATCGTTTGCTTATTAG
- the LOC109751267 gene encoding translocase of chloroplast 101, chloroplastic isoform X2, with translation MATTDARVAPVADERPPAADADEAAAAEGAKSAGAAAAEVGGVGEGEEVRFEGKDRSFTGSEANNGGVVEAEDGGEVEAAVGDGKDAIEREEEEKEEEEAAAAKEEEGDRELSVEDVKAALLVQALVAAKSESDNGELGEGDASLPSPDAPVGDKKPELTDEPEESATLEAKEVDNVALDAELSEEKPEGEKPAEVAAGGKDDGEFDSEKAVTASTTSMEAAEPEDKVAPTAEANGNLGGEAEAPAELVAVGGEEAPEASLENEADVEDKAAKQEPESDASPVVTDDGNRADVEDEAAKPEPESDATPVVVDNGTVENHANVEDEAAKLDLVNDASPVENHANVEDEAAKPDQANDASPVANEKDEEAMPEPESDASPEVIDDISSESLVKLAPSSVDVPLTESNENAQNAEDQVVASGTVENVGVEKPTEVESVVAGGDDVILSRELAPEPVKENNDDVDENEPAAEVVSHKEEVGDDEIVVAAAADDQKTVAAADDEDTGGEENEGAQVVTDREVEAVDDEIVLAAADEEDGSGNEGDEDDDEVSFDRSPARVAIIENSEAAKQIMKELGEGSSSGSPVSGLSSSREYTNSMDGQIVLDDSEDEDDDDDNEDDDEKGFDSAALAALLKAATGASPDGNITVSSQDGSRIFSMDRPAGLGSSAPSLRPTAPRQPARSNLFSPSELAVTAEPNDEMTEEEKKLHDKVELIRVKFLRLVYKLGATPEETVAAQVLYRLSLAEGIRHGRQTNRAFSLENARKKALLLEAEGKEDLSFSCNILVLGKIGVGKSATINSIFGEVKSKTDAFGAATTSVREIVGNVDGVKIRIIDTPGLRPNVMDQGANRKILASVKKYTKRCPPDIVLYVDRLDSLSRDLNDLPLLKTITSVLGSSIWFNAIVALTHAASAPPEGLNGAPMTYEVLMAQRSHIIQQSIRQAAGDMRLMNPVALVENHPSCRKNREGQKVLPNGQSWRHQMLLLCYSSKILSEANSLLKLQDPSPGKLFGFRFRSPPLPFLLSSLLQSRAHPKLSPDQGGNEGDSDIDLDEYSDIEQDEDEEEYDQLPPFKPLTKAQLARLTKEQKNAYFDEYDYRVKLLQKKQWKDELRRLKEMKKRGKSDMDAYGYASIAGENDQDPPPENVSVPLPDMVLPPSFDCDNPTYRYRFLEPTSTVLARPVLDAHGWDHDCGYDGVSVEESLALLNKFPGTVAVQVTKDKKEFSIHLDSSISAKHGEDASSLAGFDIQTVGRQLAYILRGETKFKSIKKNKTTGGFSVTFLGDIVATGLKVEDQLSVGKRLALVASTGAMRAQGDTAYGANLEARLKDKDYPIGQSLSTLGLSLMKWRRDLALGANLQSQFSIGRGSKMAVRLGLNNKLSGQITVRTSTSEQVQIALLGLVPVIASIYRSFRPGEPSFAY, from the exons ATGGCGACCACCGACGCCCGAGTCGCGCCCGTGGCCGACGAGCGGCCTCCGGCCGCTGATGCGGACGAggctgcggcggcggagggggCCAAGagtgccggggcggcggcggcggaggtagGTGGAGTAGGGGAGGGCGAGGAGGTGAGATTTGAGGGGAAAGACCGGAGCTTTACTGGTTCGGAGGCCAACAACGGCGGGGTGGTGGAGGCGGAGGACGGCGGGGAGGTGGAAGCAGCGGTAGGAGATGGGAAAGATGCAATTgagcgggaggaagaagagaaggaagaggaggaggcggctgcgGCCAAGGAGGAGGAAGGTGACCGGGAATTGTCGGTGGAAGATGTGAAGGCTGCGTTGTTGGTGCAGGCGCTTGTTGCAGCGAAGTCTGAGTCCGACAATGGTGAATTGGGCGAGGGGGATGCTTCCCTGCCATCCCCTGATGCGCCGGTAGGTGATAAGAAGCCTGAATTGACAGACGAACCAGAGGAAAGTGCCACTTTGGAGGCGAAGGAAGTGGACAACGTGGCACTCGACGCTGAATTGTCCGAGGAGAAACCAGAGGGTGAGAAGCCTGCAGAGGTGGCCGCCGGAGGCAAAGATGATGGTGAGTTTGACAGCGAGAAGGCGGTTACGGCATCCACCACGAGCATGGAGGCGGCGGAGCCGGAGGATAAGGTGGCTCCTACAGCTGAAGCCAATGGCAATTTGGGCGGTGAGGCTGAAGCGCCTGCTGAGTTGGTGGCGGTGGGAGGTGAAGAAGCTCCAGAAGCATCATTGGAGAATGAGGCTGATGTGGAAGACAAGGCTGCAAAGCAGGAACCTGAAAGCGATGCAAGTCCAGTG GTTACTGACGACGGTAACCGTGCTGATGTTGAAGACGAGGCGGCAAAGCCCGAGCCAGAGAGCGATGCAACTCCAGTG GTTGTTGATAACGGTACCGTGGAGAACCATGCTAATGTGGAAGACGAGGCTGCAAAGCTTGATCTGGTGAATGATGCAAGCCCAGTGGAGAACCATGCTAATGTGGAAGACGAGGCTGCAAAGCCTGATCAGGCGAATGATGCAAGCCCGGTG GCTAATGAGAAAGATGAGGAGGCAATGCCCGAGCCAGAAAGCGATGCAAGTCCCGAG GTTATCGATGACATTAGCTCGGAGAGTTTGGTGAAGCTTGCTCCTTCAAGCGTAGATGTTCCGCTTACAGAAAGCAATGAGAACGCACAAAATGCAGAGGACCAGGTGGTTGCTAGTGGAACTGTGGAAAATGTTGGTGTTGAGAAGCCTACAGAGGTTGAGAGTGTTGTTGCTGGTGGTGATGATGTTATCTTGTCTCGGGAGTTGGCTCCAGAACCAGTCAAGGAAAACAATGATGATGTCGATGAGAATGAACCTGCTGCAGAGGTGGTTAGCCACAAAGAagaggttggtgatgatgagatAGTTGTGGCTGCAGCTGCTGATGATCAGAAAACTGTAGCTGCAGCTGATGATGAAGACACAGGTGGTGAGGAGAATGAAGGTGCACAAGTTGTTACTGACCGTGAAGTAGAGGCTGTTGATGATGAGATAGTTTTAGCTGCAGCTGATGAGGAAGATGGGAGTGGTAATGAGGGtgatgaggacgatgatgagGTGAGCTTTGACAGGAGTCCTGCACGAGTTGCAATCATAGAGAATTCTGAAGCTGCAAAGCAGATCATGAAGGAGCTTGGTGAAGGATCCTCAAGTGGTAGTCCTGTGTCTGGCTTGAGCAGCTCAAGGGAGTACACTAATAGCATGGATGGACAAATTGTTCTTGATGATTCTGAGGACGAGGATGATGACGACGataatgaggatgatgatgagaAGGGGTTCGATTCTGCTGCTTTGGCTGCCCTACTAAAAGCGGCTACCGGTGCATCCCCTGATGGGAACATCACAGTTTCTTCGCAAGATGGTTCCAGAATATTTTCCATGGATAGACCTGCTGGTCTGGGCTCGTCAGCCCCATCTTTGCGGCCAACTGCCCCCCGCCAACCTGCCCGGTCAAACCTCTTCAGCCCCTCTGAGCTGGCAGTGACTGCTGAGCCTAATGACGAGATGACAGAGGAAGAGAAGAAATTGCATGACAAGGTTGAGTTGATCCGTGTAAAGTTTCTGCGCCTTGTCTATAAATTGGGGGCGACCCCTGAAGAAACAGTAGCAGCACAAGTGCTGTACCGTCTGAGCCTTGCTGAGGGTATCCGACATGGAAGGCAGACAAACAGAGCTTTCAGCCTTGAGAACGCACGGAAGAAAGCCTTGCTGCTTGAAGCGGAGGGAAAAGAGGATTTGAGCTTCTCCTGCAACATACTCGTCTTGGGAAAGATTGGAGTTGGCAAAAGTGCAACTATAAATTCTATATTTGGCGAAGTGAAGTCCAAAACTGATGCTTTTGGTGCAGCCACCACCAGCGTGCGTGAAATTGTTGGTAATGTGGATGGTGTCAAGATACGGATCATTGATACACCAGGCCTTCGGCCCAATGTGATGGACCAAGGAGCCAACAGGAAAATTCTCGCATCCGTCAAGAAATATACCAAGAGATGTCCCCCAGATATCGTTCTATATGTGGACCGTCTTGATAGTCTGAGCCGTGATCTTAATGACTTGCCTCTTCTAAAAACCATTACTTCTGTTCTGGGTTCTTCCATATGGTTCAACGCCATTGTTGCTCTCACCCATGCTGCTTCTGCTCCTCCTGAAGGCCTCAACGGTGCTCCTATGACATACGAGGTATTGATGGCACAGCGATCCCACATTATCCAGCAATCCATCAGACAGGCTGCAGGGGATATGCGTCTGATGAACCCAGTAGCCCTTGTTGAGAACCATCCTTCTTGCCGGAAGAACCGTGAGGGTCAGAAAGTGCTTCCAAATGGCCAAAGTTGGAGGCATCAGATGCTGCTCTTGTGCTACTCATCAAAGATATTATCAGAAGCCAACTCACTTTTGAAGCTTCAGGATCCTTCTCCTGGGAAGCTTTTTGGGTTCCGTTTCCGCTCCCCGCCACTTCCTTTCCTGCTATCCTCCCTGTTGCAGTCAAGAGCTCACCCGAAACTCTCACCTGATCAGGGTGGTAATGAAGGAGATTCTGATATTGATTTGGATGAGTATTCTGATATagaacaagatgaagatgaagaggaatATGATCAGCTTCCTCCCTTCAAGCCTTTGACCAAAGCGCAGCTTGCAAGGCTCACAAAAGAGCAGAAGAATGCTTATTTTGACGAGTATGATTACAGGGTCAAGCTTCTGCAGAAGAAACAGTGGAAGGATGAGCTCCGCAGGTTAAAGGAGATGAAGAAGAGAGGCAAGTCTGATATGGATGCTTATGGGTATGCTAGTATCGCAGGCGAAAACGATCAAGATCCTCCTCCAGAAAATGTTTCAGTTCCCTTGCCTGACATGGTGCTGCCTCCTTCATTTGATTGTGACAATCCGACATACCGTTACCGCTTTCTGGAACCAACCTCTACTGTCCTTGCAAGGCCTGTTCTAGATGCGCATGGGTGGGATCATGACTGTGGCTATGATGGAGTAAGCGTTGAAGAGTCGCTTGCTCTCCTTAACAAATTCCCAGGTACTGTGGCAGTTCAGGTTACCAAGGACAAGAAGGAATTTAGCATCCATTTGGATTCTTCCATCTCAGCAAAGCATGGGGAGGATGCGTCTTCCCTTGCTGGTTTTGACATCCAGACTGTTGGGCGGCAGCTTGCTTATATTCTTCGTGGTGAGACCAAATTCAAGAGTATCAAGAAGAACAAGACCACTGGAGGATTCTCTGTGACTTTCTTGGGTGACATTGTGGCAACTGGGCTGAAGGTCGAGGACCAGCTCTCTGTTGGTAAGAGGCTGGCGTTAGTGGCAAGCACAGGCGCAATGCGAGCTCAAGGGGATACCGCCTATGGAGCCAACCTGGAAGCGCGCTTAAAAGACAAAGATTATCCAATTGGTCAGTCCCTGTCAACCTTGGGCCTGTCCCTCATGAAGTGGCGCCGTGACCTTGCCCTGGGGGCTAATCTGCAGTCCCAGTTCTCGATTGGAAGGGGTTCAAAGATGGCTGTTCGCCTTGGGCTCAACAACAAGCTGAGCGGACAGATCACCGTCAGGACAAGCACATCGGAGCAGGTCCAGATCGCGCTGCTGGGTCTTGTCCCAGTGATAGCCTCCATCTACCGGAGCTTCCGGCCCGGTGAACCATCGTTTGCTTATTAG
- the LOC109751266 gene encoding REF/SRPP-like protein OsI_017815 translates to MAQSGNNDAAPISTQPAAEEVTVERTPEEEEARLRYLEFVQQAAAQAVVLAAAAYAYAKQGAGPLRPGVDHVEGTVKAVVGPVYDRYHAVPLDLLKFLDRKVDESVQELDRRVPPVVKEVPTYARSAAAEVQKTGIMGTATGLAKSAIARAEPKARDLYTRYEPVAERKAAEAWAALNRLPLVPSVTRAVLPTAAQLSAKYNSAVLDGAKRGNSVATYLPLVPTERIARVFANPAADTAPATAPEMQPIPTQ, encoded by the exons ATGGCGCAGTCCGGCAACAACGACGCCGCCCCGATCAGCACCCAGCCCGCGGCG GAGGAGGTGACGGTGGAGAGGACgcccgaggaggaggaggccaggcTGAGGTACCTCGAGTTCGTGCAGCAGGCGGCGGCGCAGGCGGTCGTGCTGGCGGCCGCGGCCTACGCGTACGCCAAGCAGGGCGCCGGCCCGCTCCGCCCCGGGGTCGACCACGTCGAGGGGACGGTCAAGGCCGTCGTCGGCCCCGTGTACGACCGCTACCACGCCGTGCCGCTCGACCTCCTCAAGTTCCTCGACCGCAAG GTCGACGAGTCTGTCCAGGAGCTGGATCGTCGTGTCCCGCCGGTCGTGAAAGAGGTGCCGACCTATGCTCGCTCTGCAGCAGCTGAGGTGCAGAAGACAGGCATAATGGGCACAGCAACTGGCCTGGCCAAGTCGGCCATTGCTCGTGCTGAGCCAAAGGCCCGTGACTTGTATACCCGCTATGAGCCTGTGGCGGAGCGCAAGGCTGCTGAAGCCTGGGCCGCCCTGAACCGCCTCCCGCTCGTCCCCTCGGTGACCCGTGCTGTCCTCCCCACGGCAGCACAGCTCTCAGCCAAGTACAACTCTGCCGTGCTTGATGGCGCGAAGCGTGGCAACTCCGTCGCCACCTACCTCCCGCTCGTCCCAACTGAGCGCATTGCAAGGGTTTTCGCCAACCCGGCCGCCGACACTGCGCCTGCCACAGCTCCTGAGATGCAGCCCATCCCGACGCAGTAA